In Saccharomyces paradoxus chromosome XVI, complete sequence, the genomic stretch GGAGTGTTCGATatggaattttttgatatcgTGCCTTTTATTCTATTGCTATTAAGGAAAACTGTGAGATATGGGGATGCCACACTCATCAAGAAGAGATAATTAGATtatgtatattataataataataataataataatgataataataataataataacatcCTTACTTCAACCCTTTTCGTGGGGAGGAAATGGAGAGAGACTGTGAAGCGTGTCAACTCCTATaatcaagaaaagtaaacaaGCACTCGCCGTTCAGCTGTGTTAAAAGTATGCATATTCATATTTGGTTTAttgattttccttttttgagATGGGAGCCAACCTGATGTCGGAATATGGTTTGCTTTCATTATGATATGCCAAATTATGAGGTAAATAGCACAAAATCTACGAAATGGTGTGGATGTCTATAATTTCCGAATTAGGAATAAATGTATTAATTAAATTCCCCGTTCCCTTTGGTAGTGTGCATAGTTTTGATGTAATATCCAACAACATGTTTGTGAAAGTACTATCAAAAATCCAATATACTTTCCTATTTAGTCcttcaataaaaattttatactcttttttttatgaacaCTTTCCTAATTAGGCCATCAACGACAGTAAAATTCGCCGTAATTAATGGTTTTCTACTGAAAAACAGTGGACAATGTAAAAAGATGCATCTCATTTATCAAACCCATAATATGCAAGTAAGCCTTACCTCGACTATGATGAAGCGcaagaaaaccaaaagCAACAACTGGTTTTAGGATAATTTCATATATAAAGGCCTTTCGTGCTTACTGAATATGTTACTGTTCTTACCATCCATCAGCAATTCTCGAATAATACAAAGTAGAATAATACAAACGCTCAATTTTAATACACACAAATAAATTATCCAAAAATGAGATTTTGTTCGGTTTTTACtgcattttcatttgcaGCTTCCTCCGCTTTAGCTGCTCCAGTTAATACCACCACTGAAGACGAAATGGCTCAAATTCCGGCTGAAGCCATCATTGGTTACTTGGATTTAGAAGGCGATTTTGATGTTGCTGTTTTGCCATTTTCCAACAGCACAAATAACGGCTTATTGTTCATAAATACTACTATTGCTAACATTGctgctgaagaagaaggggTGACTTTAAACAAAAGAGAGGCTGATGCTTGGCACTGGTTGCAATTGAAACCTGGTCAACCAATGTACAAGAGAGAAGCCGAAGCTGAAGCCAATGCTGAAGCTTGGCACTGGTTGCAATTAAAACCTGGACAACCAATGTACAAGAGAGAAGCTGAAGCCGAAGCCGAAGCTGAAGCTTGGCACTGGTTGCAATTAAAACCTGGACAACCAATGTACTAGGTCTAATTGATAACAATAGAGTAGGCGTAACAAAATCAACTTTCTCACTACTGTACTTTTAGCTGTACAATATCACGTTACCTTTCATTTCTCCGTAAACGACATGTTTTTCCATGTAATATcctttgtttattttttcgttcCGTTAATAGCTTGACACatattttatatacctATATACTTATTTCCTTCCATACATCAAAAAACTAAGacattttttaatcttACTGCCTGCCatatttcaatttattATAAATTCCTATAATTTATCCTATTAGTAGCTAAAAAAAGGGAAGTGAATCGAATTCTAGGATAATTCGACAACTTAAAACACGAAGAggataataacaacaaaaaaaattcaccTTCCTGATTAAGCTGTCTCTGTACCTGACATTTTCGTTGTCAACCAAGAGAACCATGAG encodes the following:
- the MF(ALPHA)1 gene encoding Mf(Alpha)1p (Mating pheromone alpha-factor, made by alpha cells~similar to YPL187W); the encoded protein is MRFCSVFTAFSFAASSALAAPVNTTTEDEMAQIPAEAIIGYLDLEGDFDVAVLPFSNSTNNGLLFINTTIANIAAEEEGVTLNKREADAWHWLQLKPGQPMYKREAEAEANAEAWHWLQLKPGQPMYKREAEAEAEAEAWHWLQLKPGQPMY